The Takifugu flavidus isolate HTHZ2018 chromosome 16, ASM371156v2, whole genome shotgun sequence genome contains the following window.
AGTGGTTCAGTTCTTTTAGAGGAAAgagttttattctcttttatttacattttgtgtCCAACGTTAGAAACCAACGTACTTAAACACCAGTTGTTTACATAGGTGATATCTTTTTGCATACTACATACTAGCATTACACACAAAAGATAATATTACCGGCGGATTATCCAATCATCAAACATACATTTCTAATAATAACCCAAAGATTAAGATCAGGATTAAGATCAGGATTCCCTTTCAAAGAGGAATCCAAACAGGTTGATCTACAGCTGACATTCCTGAACCAAATTTAGTGCGATTTCTTTGAAACTAACATCAAATGACTAAAACTAACTTGTTCACAATTATCGGTGCATTGTAAAGGCATTCCAGCCAGTTAATGCTGGAATAGCAGCGGTTTTAGGCACTGGTTGACACGAACCTTGTACTTGGAGCCCGCTCGGTCTTTAGCTGTGCAGATCATCAGGTAAACGTTGCTCCGCTGACTCGTCTTGTCCAAATGTTTTCCGATGGAGAGCACAGCTCTAGTTCCTCTACCTCGGCTTTTTAGCCCGATCGTGGGGAGCATCCGATTCGCAACCTCGACATCGCACTGCAGCTTCATAGCTCCCCGGAAAGTGTCGGAGTCCTACGGGCTCACAATCATAccagagaaaaagaaatcctcCGCGAAGGCAACAACTTACGTGCTAAAGGCAATGGCACAACGCGTGTGAAGATAGAGCTGATTCTGTTTCACACAAGGCCTAAAACACGACTAAGCGTTATTTTTTGTGGGTAAAACTGTGTTCTTCCCGACTTTATCTTGACAGCTTAGCTCTTACTTTGTAAAGTCAATCGATTGTTTAGCCACTGTTAGCATGACGGTCTCGCGCCTGGGAAGTGACGTCAGCCAAGACTCAAACGGCTCGCCACGAGCGCCCAGTGTAGACACGCCCCTGTCAAAAATCGCTGtttagttttttaaataaagtttgaacaataaaaacaaacaaatgagacGATTGACAGTTGTGGCTGACAGCAGACTGAGACAGTTTAGCGTCTCAATCGAAAAAGttaataaaaaagattttttccacatctttccagAAACATTCATACTTTACAATATGGTGATATTTTAGGAGGAATTCTAAACACTGTTATATGCTGTTATTGGAGCTGGGGAGCTTCTTCAGCCAAATATATCAATAATATaattcatgtgtgtgtataacGTCACTGGTGTCAAAGCAGTTAAGTAACATCTATGACTATTCGTATGTGTAAGGAGTATTACTGACATACTTGCCTAAGCCTTTTTCACAAGAATTATTTCCTAATATAGATTGCGAAAGGTTATCATTGGCTTAAAGCCAATTAAATATTACTATCAGCTGGATAAATCCAAATGTTGCCAATATTTATTTCAGGTTTAAATGCAAGTAAACAGGTTTCAGAGTTTTAGACAAATCCACTTGAAATAATCTATGGCAACATCATTAAAAGGTTCCTGCAAGTCACCAATATTATAATGTTGACATCTGATTGTGATCAGAGAGAAGTCATAACAATGTTTCCCAGAAGAAAAGTTGGATCATGTATGTTAAGCTAAAACCTTGACCCCATTTTGAGTCATATTGGAATGCAGCAGCTTATTTTGGAGAACATTGTTTCCCTCTGGAATTGCGAAAATTCAGTCGTTACGGTGCAAATGCGTTTGATGTTTTTAAGGTTTTGAGTTAAATTAACAAAGACATCGTTTTACAGTTTATTGTAATGCTGCATTATGAATGAAATGGAAAAAGACGCAAACAATAGTGACACCTAGTGGTCAATATGGCGAACTCCAGAATTACAACTTACTTTTTACTTGTTCAGTTCAGCATCATAGGCTGCTGAATACGTCAAGTAATGCATTCATGTTTTATAGTAATATTGGTGCGTTATGTATTTTATTAAAGGTAATATAGAGGGTTTTAATATCTGGCTAAAACTTTTGGGTTATAACAATTTTATTcatgggttttttgggggggataaTAAGAAGAGGATTTTCTGAGAATTTTCTGAAATTAGTTTAATTGTAAATTAAATCTTATGTTAAACTTACGTTTTAATTCTAAAATGTATTCCTATATATATCACATACATGTGATACCTTATTGAgttaccactaaccctaacccttaataCTATATAATAAGAAATCTCATTCAACACTTTGACATGTGCAGGggtcaaacaaacaacacacacacacacacacacacacacacacacacacacacacagagtatatAACATCACAtcagatgatgtcatctgtgGGGCCAGGCCAAAGGATTTCTTCACTCCACTGCAGTGGACACTTAAATGTGCATTATTCCCTCCACTCCGCAGGACATACCTCTGCTCAGCGTGTTTGTTGACATTTAACCCGATCATCTGCATCCACAGCATCACATCCACAACTGTAATTTTATATAAAGATAACAGCCATGTAGACTGTTTTTAACTATATTCTGAGCTTGGTGCCTAACTACAAGCTCTTTTGTGTCAACGATGATTCCAATTAATTGATAGTGTTATAAATACTGTTAGAATTGTGTTCTTGTTATTCGAGAAAGTTATTTATTGTGATCTTTTTTACTTTCGGGACGCGACGACCACAGCCATTAATGACATTGGGAATTAAAAAACGTTTGTCAATAACAGGCGGCAACATATGAATGAATGTATACATTTTATTCAGAaactctgtgtgtctctgtgtgtccatgCCAGTATCTGTGTACATAAATGACACTCTGTGTCCTCCCGTGCTGTTATATTTCAATATATATTAGACTTTTTATGGTGCAAGTGTTTTCCATAAAAATAATACCTCGACATCAATGTTCTTTCCCAAATCATTCCGTGCTAACCGATCATCCAGAGTTCCCtttattgctttttattttaacattaatttCACACTTTGTCTCTATGAAAACGTCTTGTACTCTACAGCATCTCAAAATATAGAAACGTACTCTTTACGGTCTTTGGCTTCACCACATCGGATTTGAAAACAACTAAAAGTCCGATCGTTAGGTTATTATAATACAGCTCTCCTGGTTACACTCACGCGTGGACGTCGCTTTGGTAAATCTCCAAAGTTAAAGCTCATGTTTGTAGCTGTTTGAATATTCATCAGAGGAAGAAGTCCCTGCTGTCCTGAGGAGAACACGCAGATCCCCCGGATCTGTGGCTGTTCTCAGGCTGAACCTTGGCCCAGGATAAGGTGGAGATGCGTGGGGCTGCTTTGATGGCTCCTGTCATCTTCATGCCTCGTCTCTGATTGGACAGAAGTGACTGAGGATGAATGAAGGGTGGATTTATGTCATTCACAGAGACGTCTCCACACAGGACGATTCTCTCCGTACGTAATATCGCCTCGCTTCCCTCCCGTCCTCGTTGCCTTCGGGCCGATGCGTGATGAGGACCGGGAAGAACCGCGCGTCCCTGTAGGTCGGAGGACTGTCGCTGAGGGCCAGCTGGCTGGAGTCGGAGCGGCAGCACTGCTCGTCGGCGCAGCAGGAGTCCGTGAGgttgctgctgcggctcctccACAGGGCCACGGTGAGATGGGAGCCGTACATGCGGCACAGCAAGAGCCGGGATGTGTTGGAGGAGTGGCGGGATCGCGAAAGACCCCTCCggcaggagaagatggaggagcagctggagctggtgacCGTCCTCCTCCGGCGTCCCGCTCGCCCGCCCTGCGCGTTGGGCTCGCAGCAGTGCTCGCAGCTGCCCCGGCTCTGGAGGGCGCCGTAGCTCCACGCCGCCCGGCTGCCGTCCAGCAGGACGcagttggaggaggaggtgcccCCCGTGTCCTGCGGCGAGGTTGAGTCCGCCGTGACCATGTCGATGAGCACGGCCTCGGAGTAGCTGGGGATCAGCTGGCGATTGCAGCATATGTGCCACTCCATTTCAGTGCTGTCCAGGGTGTCCACTCTTGGAATGACACAACTGGGGTTGCCTCCCAAAGTCCTGTCTTCGTCCAAAGGGGAGGGGCTGCTCTGACTGTACTCCAACCCAAAGAGTTTCTCAATGCGGTAGTGCACGTAAGCGGTGCGGTACTCTATGAGCACTCTGAGGGGCCAGGACAGCATCAGCACAGCTGCCACCCAAAAGGCAACTTGGGAACTGTACCAAGGCATCCTGTCCGGGTCCAAGTAGGCAATCAGGTTGTCTCTGAAATCCACGTTCTTCAGCTGCATTCCCTCCCTTGCTTCCATGTAATCGTCCAAACCTTCGATTCCAGAGAAGAACCTGGCCCTCTGGTTGAGGTAATCGTTCTCTGGGCCGGCCTCGGTGAAGCTGAAACACTTGGTGAAGTGCAGCCGCGTCGCTGGGTGTCCCTCCAGGCCCCTCAGCTCCCTGGACACGTCCTTCATCCCACAGCGGCTGTAGTCGAACTCCCCCTCGGCCACGTGGGTGTTGACTCTCTCGTGGTACACCTGCGTGGTGCTGTAGGCGTCCCCGTTGCGGTAGCGCGTGACTTGCCGCGTCCGCCGGACAAAGTGGTAGCTGATGGCCTTCCACCATATGCAAGGCTGGGCCTGTCGCATGCGCAGCACCCGCTCGTACACGCTGTCCACGTCCACTTTGCACTGCAGCTCACTCCTGGCCCGGCAGTGCCAGCACTCGGCCATGTAGAGGACGTAGAGCATGAGGAGGAAGGCCAGGGGGATGTAGACGTAGCCGTCCGAGCAGGGACTGTCGTGGTAGATCATTGAGTGACCCCCGGCGCCCGGCCCGGAGGGGTTGAAGGAGGAGGCGAAGGAGGAAGTGAGGGCGGCGTTGAAGCTGATCTTGGTGACACGGGTCAGCTGACACCACGCCACCACACCCAGGCAGCTGTACATGAGGAGCGAGAGGAGCAGGCAGCGCCACTGAGACTCCCGGCACATGCAGGCGCCCAGGGACTGCTTCACTGGCCGCTGCTGCGGAGAAAGAGACGGAGGGTTTGAGAATAACACACTTCGACTAACACTTCTAAGCTTTTTTCACACCGGGGCACCAAATGAAATCGAACTAAAGGGAAGCTGCGGAAATGACGTCAAATATGTGTGTTTCCAAGTGCGTGAGTATGATGCACATGCATTTAGAGTTATTTTATTGACCAGAATCTAACAGAAGTCCTGGTGTAAGACTGTAAATCTATCCATCCTTTCCCTGTTAACTGCTGCTGATTCCCAGCAGTCGCCGGATGAGAGGAAACCATACACGGGtcacaatacacacacagatccttGTACTTCTTTGTGAGGACCTCCACAGATATAATACACCAACCAGCTCCTGActctaaccatcccaactaaccccctaaccctgaccctaagccaaacccaattctaaccttaaATCTAtatcttaaccctcaaacagcacCTTGAAGTTGGGtggaccagtcaaaatgtcctcacgttgGTAGTAGAATCAGAATGTGgaaagtacaagaacacacacacacacaccactctctcacacactcacagagggGTGATTAAAAGACGATCGGCACAATAAATCTGTACCATCTCCACTAATGGTAGGATATAATTGGTGGTCCCATCCTGTGGTGGAGACCTTTGGGGCTTTCATGGCCCGCACGTGAATGTCTTCCTGAGTTTTGTGATGTCACGTATTTGTGAGTGGATGTTGTGGCGAGAGAGGCTGCGCCGCAGCTCCTGTGCTCTGCTCGGTCACGGAATGAAAGGATTTATGTTGACAATCAGCCCATCCATTACTGCGCTGACACAGGGGTGGGCATGTCGCTTTGCTGGTTCCACCTCAGTTATTTATGCAGCAAACAAGACCGCCATAGAAGACAGTGTTCGCTGGTGCAGGCCCCCTGCTGACATGTAGATAATCATCTGTAGACTCCTTTGACAGATACATGTTTAACTTCTATTTACACTACACAGAATAGAAGTTAGTCACAGTAGTAATGGTTCTGGGGTTGAATAATAAAGAACTAACCCTCACTGCTAGAACAAAACTGGTGGACGCTCTCAGAGAGAAACGTGGTTGTGTGTCAGTCACTATCAAACTGACTTCAGCCAGCAGAGGAATGAATGTATGAGTGATTTATAAACACAGAAAGCAGTTAAAAACGTGAATAAACCGGGATTAGGCATCAGGGACCTTTAGTGGCTCCTGCTGTTAACATTTCTTAAACTTTTCTTAAAGtcacagagcagagctgctcccaGAGATTCTTCTGTCGTCTTTCTTTTTAACAGCAACATATCAACGGTTTGCATGTGCGCGTACCTCCTCCTCCAAGACATCACTCTCTGCCGGtgagtcctcttcctcttcctcctcctgctcctctccctcagcaTCAATGGAAGCACTGGCCGCCGCGTCCTCAGCAGAGTCCAGATCGCAGGACAACATGCTAACCAGGGAGAgattatttgttcatttttctttttcttttattttttcctagGAGCTTCCCTCTCTCCGCTCGCTCTTGATTTTAGCTGTCGGTTCGGCCCGATGGCGTCACGCCCGGAGCAGgtcggctgctgctgctgctgctgctgctgcacagggcGGCTGTCCCGCGGTGGTCCTAATTGACCAGACGGAGGGGGGCGGGGTTGAGGGATGTCACCGcagcaaaggcagcagagaTTAACCATGATGCAGTCAACTATTGTAGGCGATCAGTTAATAGAAGCCGCCGGGTTGGTGTCAAAAGCGTGCCGGGGTGTTTCCAGACGCGAGGGCGCTGTCCACAGTCctgaagaggacaggaagtatAACTGCGAGGTGTACTTTAAGGTACGACGTCATCCACGcaataataatgattaaaaaaaacaagattaggCCTGGAACCCCCCTAAACCACCATGTAATATTCGATTTtcaataaagatttttttttttaaaaaaagaaacgccCCATTCAATTCGTCCCATGTGCAACATTTTGttacagcttttattttgaaggccaAACTTTGCGTCACATTAAAAGTCTTCCGTGTGCACCCACGAGTGTTTTGCGGAATTACCGGAAGGTTAGCTAAACATTTCCAATGTACGATTAAAGATTATAAAATGTGTTGTAATAAGCAACGCTTTTATCGCTTGGAACAACTATAATTTATTTGCACAGTTGGACATTTGAGACGAACGTTTATTTCAGAGTCGGAGCGGATGTAGCGAAACTTCAACAACATCACAcgtgaaaagagaaaagcagtATGTAAAGCtttagctaacgttagctgtgTTTCTATTAGTCATATATACTTCTGTTTTTCTAAATTTCCCCATAGAATCCCCTACAGTATTGTTAAACCACGACGGTTTTCACGATCAACCCAGATAAAATACTTTAAGCGGTTGAAAAACGTGTCAGTAGGTTGGATTCCTATGTAGTTAGTTGAGGGGCCATCATAACCATTTTTCTAAATAATCTGACCACAAAAATGTTTGATACGTATTTTAATTCTAATTAGGCGTTGGTGCACACATTAGTAGTTTGATTTCAAGTGTGTAGACACGCAACTGCATTGTGAAATATATGATAAAGTTATTCCCACCAGGAGTACTCAGGCTATCATATTGTGTCTTTAGGAAGGATGTTGCGGCGCCCCCAGCCAGCAGACTCTGAGGAAGACCTCctaagagagcagcagcagtttctgaCCTCTGGTGCCCCGGCTGCAGCCACAGTGGTCCGGAGACCCGacaagaggagaggggaggaaggtggaggagtaAAGGGGAAGGATGATGCACAAGACAGGGATGTTGTCACCATTGAGGGTAAAGAGTTCTGTTTGCATTTGGAAAAAAGGATTAACATTGTAGCTCCGAGATTCACCTTTCACACTGCCTGTAGATCTTCCCGACCAACTGCCGTCTTTAACACCAGCCCCCCCGAAGAAGTCTCGTTTTAAAGCCAACCGCGTCACCTTTGAGGATGAGGAtgtggaggagaggctggacaGACATGACAGTCACATCAGCGCAGTTCTGTCTAAGATCGTTGTAAGTGCTGAGCGTGGTGATGTCATGTTGACATGACTGCCAttaatatttctttgtttttcgtGGTTACATTAATGGATGTGCAACACTACTCGTACCAAGGAAAGAGACACCAGTTGTACACCGATATCTCTACCAGCACTGACCGGAATGCCCTTCCCTAAAGTACTGCACCGTTCTGAAACTGACTGTCAGGTAATTCAGTCATTTCAATCTTCCAGAAATAATTTAGTAAGCTTAAAATATCAGGGAGAGTTTGATCATTTAAAATGCCTGTATCGTTCCAAACAGGGGCCACATTCTTTGTCCAGAGGGAAGAAGAGTATCTTTGCACGTCAGATTGCAGCTCAGAGACTTAAGGAGGGAGCAGCGTCTGTGTGCACCCCTGAAACTGTCCAGATGTGCGACAGCAGCATGGAAACAGATCAGTGTCGTGCTGCGGATGACCGTGAGTTGGCATGTTTGaatgtttcttctgtttttgtcaaAGTTTCCCTCTATTTTATCAGTACAGCTCTTATTTTACTCTCCAATTGCTGCCTCAGGACCAAGGTTGGTGTCTGGACAGGGGCTTGTGGACCCTGATAGTACAGGAGAGACCCAGAGGATCCACAGAGAGAACCAGGCCAAGCTCCAGGGAATGTCCCAGTCTGAGATTCTAGATGAGCAGAAGAAGCTACTGTCTCAGCTTGGTAGTTTTTGTTTCAAATACCTTTGTAtcatcaattatttatttagttgcACGGAATTTTCAGTCAATTGATGGTTTTATTGACCACTTGAAACTCAATCATCACACCGATGgtatttttcattattttatcttTGTGTTAAACTGAAGATAAGATCtatgttgtgttttttccacCAGTAAAGGGCGATGAAACCTTATATGTTGATACCAGTGCTTATATAACATGATTATTTCTGCTTCCTAGATCCAAGGCTGGTGAAGTTTATTAGATCTCAAAAGGCTCAGAGTGTCCCATCCTCTACCTCCCCCTCCGAACTGCCCCGGGGCGGAAGCAGCCGGGAAAACATTCCTCTCGAAAACGTGAGCAAACAGTCAGACTCCCTCAGTGCTGCTCCGGAGCCTCAAGAAGTGACgatggaaggggagggggaagaagaaggGGTGCCACGGCCACCTGCTGTGATGGGTATGACGGATTCTTTTATTCCTTGCCAGTTCTTCCGGGCGTTTGGCCGagtgattcattttttaaatgtatccCTGCTGCCCAAACTGTCAAAATAAATGTGCGCGACTAATACAACCAACGCCTCTGGCTGCCCGtcagctttttttcctcccttcactCCGGCCTTTATCTCAATGCTTTCTGATCCCGCTCATGTCCCCGCTCTCCCAAAGATCCATTCTCTAATTGTGTAACCCGTGCAGAATGCTTCTGGTGCATGGCTGGAATCCAGGCGTTATGCTGACTTCACTTTGTGTGATTAGCAGAGAGGCCCGAGCGGGCCAGCAGAAGCCACTCCGTGCAATTAAAACTCTGGAGAGGAGTCAAAGAAAACTCCCTGACCTGGTTACGTCGTTGCTAATGGATCATATGAAGACGGACTTTGCTGTCATTAGGACACATTTTTCaatagaaaatgaaacaacTTGTTGATTGGAGAATTAATAGACTTTTTAAAGAGCCTTTTAAACTGTATTTAAGAAGATAAAGTTCTGATCTACATTATGCTGTTGAGTTTTTCTCAGAAGTTTTGGAAGACACCAGTTTAGAATGGTTGGGTCACTGTTCCTGATTAGTGGCCAGCATTGTCTGAATTGATGCGACATGGTTGGTTTCAGTGCAGCTCACTTCTACTGTTATAATGAATGCGTCTGGAGATCCGCTTCTTACTTTGCAGCTTTCACATCTTTCCTGCTGGCTAAATATGATTTATAGTCCTCCCAGTTACACCGCAGTACAGTGACACGCACCAGATTTTTCAGTGTGCAGCAAATATTACTGAAACAATAATGTCAGCGTTTGTTCAGGTGATGCTTCTGCTTTTATACGAAGAAGAAAAtcctctccctaaccctccctagGCACACAAGGCACATAGTCACTGTGGTCTTGTTTTtgatcctctgtgtgtgtgtttgtgtgcgtgcgaaTGCAGAGGAGGTTCTGCCGGTGAGGCCTCAGAAGGAGTGGGTACACATGGATAAGGTGGAGCCAGAGAAGCTGGAGTGGATGAGAGATTTACCAGCGCCCAGAAAAAAGGGAACCAAGAAGGTagagaacaaaaaaacaaggttttacTCATTCTCTCTGGGTTTGTGGCCAGTCAGGTCAGAAGATTAGCTAAAGCAAACTGTGGTGTCCTTGTAGGCAATGCAAGCTCGGTTTAATTTCGCAGGAACTCTGATACCCCCTAATGAGGATCTGCCCACCCACTT
Protein-coding sequences here:
- the si:dkey-13p1.4 gene encoding transmembrane protein 151B isoform X2, whose amino-acid sequence is MLSCDLDSAEDAAASASIDAEGEEQEEEEEEDSPAESDVLEEERPVKQSLGACMCRESQWRCLLLSLLMYSCLGVVAWCQLTRVTKISFNAALTSSFASSFNPSGPGAGGHSMIYHDSPCSDGYVYIPLAFLLMLYVLYMAECWHCRARSELQCKVDVDSVYERVLRMRQAQPCIWWKAISYHFVRRTRQVTRYRNGDAYSTTQVYHERVNTHVAEGEFDYSRCGMKDVSRELRGLEGHPATRLHFTKCFSFTEAGPENDYLNQRARFFSGIEGLDDYMEAREGMQLKNVDFRDNLIAYLDPDRMPWYSSQVAFWVAAVLMLSWPLRVLIEYRTAYVHYRIEKLFGLEYSQSSPSPLDEDRTLGGNPSCVIPRVDTLDSTEMEWHICCNRQLIPSYSEAVLIDMVTADSTSPQDTGGTSSSNCVLLDGSRAAWSYGALQSRGSCEHCCEPNAQGGRAGRRRRTVTSSSCSSIFSCRRGLSRSRHSSNTSRLLLCRMYGSHLTVALWRSRSSNLTDSCCADEQCCRSDSSQLALSDSPPTYRDARFFPVLITHRPEGNEDGREARRYYVRRESSCVETSL
- the si:dkey-13p1.4 gene encoding transmembrane protein 151B isoform X1 — encoded protein: MLSCDLDSAEDAAASASIDAEGEEQEEEEEEDSPAESDVLEEEQRPVKQSLGACMCRESQWRCLLLSLLMYSCLGVVAWCQLTRVTKISFNAALTSSFASSFNPSGPGAGGHSMIYHDSPCSDGYVYIPLAFLLMLYVLYMAECWHCRARSELQCKVDVDSVYERVLRMRQAQPCIWWKAISYHFVRRTRQVTRYRNGDAYSTTQVYHERVNTHVAEGEFDYSRCGMKDVSRELRGLEGHPATRLHFTKCFSFTEAGPENDYLNQRARFFSGIEGLDDYMEAREGMQLKNVDFRDNLIAYLDPDRMPWYSSQVAFWVAAVLMLSWPLRVLIEYRTAYVHYRIEKLFGLEYSQSSPSPLDEDRTLGGNPSCVIPRVDTLDSTEMEWHICCNRQLIPSYSEAVLIDMVTADSTSPQDTGGTSSSNCVLLDGSRAAWSYGALQSRGSCEHCCEPNAQGGRAGRRRRTVTSSSCSSIFSCRRGLSRSRHSSNTSRLLLCRMYGSHLTVALWRSRSSNLTDSCCADEQCCRSDSSQLALSDSPPTYRDARFFPVLITHRPEGNEDGREARRYYVRRESSCVETSL